In Trueperella pecoris, the DNA window CGGGTGCCACAGGGGAGGGACGCCCCTTCTTGTCCAGGACCGTGACGATGGCTTCGCCCGTTCCAAGATTGGGAAGCACTTCCTGCAGGTTAAGCGGCGAGGTGGGGAAGGTTGCCACCGTCTCACGCAACTTCTTGGCCTCGTTAGGCGTGTGGGCGCGCAGCGCGTGTTGGACCTTCGAACCCAGCTGGGCGAGGACATCGTCGGGAATGTCCTTCGGCGTCTGGGTAATAAACATGATTCCCACGCCCTTGGAACGGATGAGCCTGACCGTTTGGACGACCTGGTTTAGGAATTCCTTTGAGGCGTCACTAAAGAGGAGGTGGGCTTCGTCGAAGAAGAAGACGAGCTTGGGCTTGTCGGCGTCGCCCACTTCGGGCAGCTCTTGGAAGAGTTCAGCGAGGAGCCACATGATGAAGGTAGAGAAGAGCGCGGGCCGCGATTGAACGTCGGGAAGTTCGAGGGCGGAGATGACGCCACGCCCGTCACTGGAGGTGCGGAGGAACTCGGAAACGTTAAAGGCGGGCTCGCCGAAGAATTCGCCGGCACCCTGCGCCTCCAGCTCGGCGACGTTACGCAGGATAACGCCGGCGGTCGCGGGCGCGACGCCTCCGATGTTCTTCAGCTCGTTCTTGCCATCCTCCGAGGTGAGGTAGGAGATGACCGCACGCAGGTCGGTCAGGTCGATGAGGGCCAACTGGGCGGCGTCGGCCCAATGGAAGATGAGGGAAAGTGCGGACTCCTGGGTCTCGTTGAGTCCCAGCACCTTCGACATGAGGATCGGCCCAAAATCAGTGACGGTGGTTCGAATCGGCGTGCCGTTGCCCACGCCGCCGAGGGCATAAAGTTCGGTGGGGAAGGCGGAGGGCTTCCAGTCCTGGCCCTGTGCCGCCACCCGTTGGATGAGCTTGTCCGAGGATGGGCCCGGCTCCAGCAGTCCGGTCAGGTCACCTTTGATATCGGTCACGAAGCACGGAACGCCGTTGGCGGACAGCCCTTCGGCAAAAAGCTGGAGTGTGCGAGTCTTGCCGGTTCCGGTGGCGCCGGCAATGATGCCGTGGCGGTTGAGCATGCCCAAAGGAATGCGTACGTGGGTGCCCGGGCGTGGCTCGCCCTGTTCCATATACGTTCCGACCGTCATCGTGGCTCCCTCGAAGGCGTAACCATCGCGGACAGTTGTTTCGTACGACGACGTCGCATCTGGAGCGTCTGGCTCCGCTTGGGCAACTGGCTCAGGCTGTGTAACCGGCTCAGCGCTGGAAGGGGCCTCGTCGGGCGTCGGATCCTCGGGCGTCGGCTGGGCTGGGCCTTCTTGGGCGGTGCCTGCCTGCATCGAGGCGAGTGCGGCCTCGAGCTTGGCCTTGGCGGCCGCGGCTTTAGCGGCTGCAGCCTGTGCTTCTGCTTCGAGGGATTCGGCTTTGAGGCGGAGGAGTTCGGCATCGTTCATGAGGCAAGTTTACGTCGAAGAGGGCGGCGTGGCCCGATTTTGTCCACACATGATCAGCCGACGTTCCTATCCACATTTGCCGGATCGAGGAAACGCCGGCGCGGGCGATCTTTGAATAATAGAGCCATGACTTCTCCGCCGCCTCGCCGCCCGTCCCCGCGCAGATCACCGCGCGTTCGTCATCGCGCCTCACATTGGGAAAGCGTCGAAGGATTCGTCTCGACGGCCATGCGCATGGGTGCTGGTGACGACGTCGGCGCGCTGACGACTACCGGCAAGAAGCGGCGCTTCGTGCTCGACGGGCAGTCCCTCAAGCTCGTCGCCCTTCTCATCACCGTGCTGGCGCTCGCGGGCGCAATTGGCGCCTTCTCCCAACGATCCGTGGAAGTAGCTGCGATCCCTATCACGACGGCGAGCACGGCGGCGCCGAGCCAGAC includes these proteins:
- a CDS encoding helicase HerA-like domain-containing protein: MNDAELLRLKAESLEAEAQAAAAKAAAAKAKLEAALASMQAGTAQEGPAQPTPEDPTPDEAPSSAEPVTQPEPVAQAEPDAPDATSSYETTVRDGYAFEGATMTVGTYMEQGEPRPGTHVRIPLGMLNRHGIIAGATGTGKTRTLQLFAEGLSANGVPCFVTDIKGDLTGLLEPGPSSDKLIQRVAAQGQDWKPSAFPTELYALGGVGNGTPIRTTVTDFGPILMSKVLGLNETQESALSLIFHWADAAQLALIDLTDLRAVISYLTSEDGKNELKNIGGVAPATAGVILRNVAELEAQGAGEFFGEPAFNVSEFLRTSSDGRGVISALELPDVQSRPALFSTFIMWLLAELFQELPEVGDADKPKLVFFFDEAHLLFSDASKEFLNQVVQTVRLIRSKGVGIMFITQTPKDIPDDVLAQLGSKVQHALRAHTPNEAKKLRETVATFPTSPLNLQEVLPNLGTGEAIVTVLDKKGRPSPVAPVRIWAPAAVMGPASQQAVSAALANSPTMARYKNAIDPESAFELLEQRMAEEAAARAEAARQEELAAQAAKEEAERKKEMDRQARELEKQIEREQREAKKEAERQRRAEAAEAERRRKRRESTVDQIVRTAGRTLTREITRAIFGTRRR